The DNA region AAACCAAACCGCTGCCAACTTTGTCCCAACCAACGAACGTCACGTTGGCTGCCTTCAACATCGCGTCGGTGGCTTCCACCAAGGTCACAAAGCCCTTGGTTTCAATCATGCCCAACGCTTCCATTACTTTCGCCATGGGGTTTTATCTCCCGAACAAAAAAGGAAACCGTTACTTCTTGTCGCACCTGAAAGTCAGATGCGATGTCTTCAAAAAAACAGGGGTCATAAAAACGCTCTCGCTGGCCTCGGGAGAGGACTCACAGTGGCAAATCAGTGAGGCCAACGAAAGCGTAGTTAGTTCTAGTGATTCGACTTGCAGCCGCAGGGCTCTTTCTTTAAAAGCTCGATCTCGGTAGCTGCTTCCAGGTTGCACGCGTTGCCTTCATCGGTGTCGATGTGGACTTCCAGTTTGCTGACGTCGTCGGCTCGGACGAGCAAGTCTTCAAACGTGGTCGTGCAACTTAGCGAGGTGATTCGGAGGTTCATGCGATCGCCATTTTTCACACCGTAAAATTCGGCGTCGCGGTTGTTTATGTGCACATGGCGTTCGGCGCGGATCACGCCTTGGTCAAGTTGAACGGCACCCTTGGGGCCCACCAGCACGCAACCAGGCGTTCCGTCGATCTTACCGGACGCACGTACAGGAGCGTCGATGCCCAGGGAGATCGCGTCGGTGAATGCCAGCTCAACCTGGCTGTAATCCCGCGTCGGACCCAACACGCGAACCTTCTCTAACATCCGGCGACGTGGGCCGACGACCATGACGGTTTCTTCGGCCGCGAAGAAGCCGTCTTGGTAGAGGTCCTTCATCGGAGTTAGCACATGACCCGGACCAAACAGCGTTTCGACGTGGGCGTCGGTCAGGTGAATGTGACGAGCCGAAATACTGACCACCAGCTTTGGGGTCGCCGGAGGAGCAGGGGC from Bremerella alba includes:
- the pduL gene encoding phosphate propanoyltransferase — protein: MSSSLNLDHATIERIVRQVVLSQNGAPVAAPAPPATPKLVVSISARHIHLTDAHVETLFGPGHVLTPMKDLYQDGFFAAEETVMVVGPRRRMLEKVRVLGPTRDYSQVELAFTDAISLGIDAPVRASGKIDGTPGCVLVGPKGAVQLDQGVIRAERHVHINNRDAEFYGVKNGDRMNLRITSLSCTTTFEDLLVRADDVSKLEVHIDTDEGNACNLEAATEIELLKKEPCGCKSNH